The following coding sequences lie in one Nerophis lumbriciformis linkage group LG02, RoL_Nlum_v2.1, whole genome shotgun sequence genomic window:
- the macroh2a2 gene encoding core histone macro-H2A.2 isoform X4, translated as MSARGGKKRATKLSRSARAGVIFPVGRMMRYLRTGTHKYRIGMGAPVYMAAVIEYLAAEILELAGNAARDNKKGRITPRHIKLAVANDEELNQLLRGVTISNGGVLPHIHPELLSKKRGSRAKVDNQSSVPEKQELRSKSTKLVKSAKKVKGKRGRKPKITDNDKESVPNSTVDDGPGDGFTILSAKSLFLGQKLSLTVTEIGKIGTIKVEAIINPTNAEVDLKDGVGNALEKAGGQEFVEGVKELRKAQGLLEVASVAVSPASGMTARFIIHCNVPQWGSEKCEEQLETSVKNCLSAAEEKKLKSLAFPSLPAGRESIGTYVQEMAKLDAK; from the exons ATGTCTGCCAGAGGGGGAAAAAAGAGGGCCACCAAGCTGTCCCGCTCTGCCCGGGCGGGGGTCATCTTCCCTGTGGGCAGAATGATGAGGTATCTGCGCACAGGCACACACAAGTATCGCATTGGCATGGGGGCACCCGTCTACATGGCAGCAGTCATCGAATACTTGGCAG CTGAGATCTTGGAGTTGGCAGGGAACGCTGCACGAGACAACAAGAAAGGCAGAATAACTCCCAGACATATTAAGCTTGCTGTGGCCAATGATGAGGAACTCAATCAG CTTCTTCGGGGTGTGACTATATCAAACGGAGGAGTTCTGCCTCACATCCACCCAGAGCTGCTGTCCAAGAAGCGGGGAAGCCGTGCTAAAGTGGACAACCAGTCATCTGTCCCGGAGAAGCAGGAACTACGCTCTAAGAGCACCAAACTCGTCAAATCTGCCAAAAAGGTCAAAGGAAAACGAGGGCGAAAGCCAAAG ATCACAGACAATGACAAAGAATCTGTACCAAACTCCACAGTCGACGATGGTCCGGGAGATGGATTCACCATCCTCTCAGCAAAGAGCCTGTTCCTAGGTCAAAAG CTTTCCCTCACAGTGACTGAAATCGGCAAAATCGGAACAATTAAGGTGGAGGCCATAATCAACCCAACCAATGCAGAGGTGGACCTGAAAGATGGTGTTG GCAATGCTCTGGAGAAGGCTGGAGGCCAAGAGTTTGTGGAGGGAGTTAAGGAGCTACGAAAAGCCCAGGGACTTTTGGAGGTGGCGTCAG TGGCTGTAAGCCCGGCCAGCGGAATGACGGCCCGCTTCATCATCCACTGTAACGTTCCTCAGTGGGGGTCAGAAAAGTGTGAGGAGCAGTTGGAAACGTCTGTAAAGAACTGTCTCTCTGCTGCAGAGGAGAAGAAGCTCAAGTCCCTGGCTTTTCCGTCACTCCCTGCTGGACG